One genomic region from Caldisericia bacterium encodes:
- the recO gene encoding DNA repair protein RecO: protein MEIVRVKSFILKKLPIKEYDALVFLYCDSLGKIIARAKSCFKKDTKWTSIIETMNLIDTSLYKKREYFYLTETKVLDSYINIKLNLKKSIIALEILNLIDKTQVESNPNIILFNTLINFFENLKTTTNEDSLFINLIFNFIKIEGIQFPLEKCIKCSSPLKTSLIYDFNYNGFVCDLHTTKNFVKIDQKLYYKILKIISEFDKNIIFEKDELEIIHNILSSFLESNFSYRLRFPMNEILV from the coding sequence ATGGAAATAGTTAGAGTTAAATCATTTATTCTCAAAAAGTTACCAATAAAAGAATATGATGCATTAGTTTTTTTATACTGTGACTCATTAGGAAAAATAATTGCTAGAGCAAAAAGTTGTTTCAAAAAAGATACAAAATGGACATCTATTATAGAAACAATGAATTTAATTGATACATCGCTTTACAAAAAAAGAGAATATTTTTATCTTACTGAAACTAAAGTATTAGATTCTTATATTAATATTAAATTGAATCTTAAAAAATCTATTATTGCTCTCGAAATATTAAATTTAATTGATAAAACTCAAGTTGAAAGCAACCCAAATATTATTCTATTTAATACTCTTATTAATTTTTTTGAAAACCTTAAAACAACTACCAATGAAGATTCATTGTTCATTAATTTAATTTTTAATTTTATAAAAATTGAAGGAATACAATTTCCTTTAGAAAAATGTATAAAATGTAGTAGTCCTCTTAAAACTAGTTTAATTTACGATTTTAATTATAACGGATTTGTTTGTGATTTACATACAACAAAAAATTTTGTAAAAATAGATCAAAAATTATATTATAAGATACTTAAAATAATTTCAGAATTTGATAAAAATATCATATTTGAAAAAGATGAGTTAGAGATAATTCATAATATTCTTTCTTCTTTTCTAGAATCAAATTTTTCATATAGATTAAGATTTCCAATGAATGAGATTTTAGTATAA
- a CDS encoding rhomboid family intramembrane serine protease: protein MIPISDINPRRKFPIVVISLIIINVIIFLYQIFLSNPIPFIYRWSLIPRNLFKFGIYEYIKLLTSTFLHGNFAHIIGNMLYLWVFGDNVENELGSIKFVIFYFLCGIFAGLTHALIYSNSSIPTIGASGAIAGVLGAYFYLFPNAKVLALVPLFWYFSVIPVPAVIFLGFWFILQLIPGFASLGNVASGVAYWAHIGGFISGIILIILFGGKRRSRYRYYEF from the coding sequence ATGATACCTATTTCAGATATAAATCCTAGAAGAAAATTTCCAATTGTAGTCATATCTTTAATTATAATCAATGTAATAATTTTTTTATACCAGATTTTTCTAAGTAACCCAATACCATTTATTTATAGATGGTCCCTTATCCCAAGGAATTTATTTAAATTTGGAATATATGAATATATAAAACTTTTAACTTCTACTTTTTTACACGGAAATTTTGCTCATATAATAGGAAATATGTTATATCTATGGGTTTTTGGTGATAACGTAGAAAATGAACTTGGTTCTATAAAATTTGTAATATTTTATTTTTTGTGTGGAATTTTTGCTGGTCTAACTCATGCACTAATTTACTCTAACTCTTCTATTCCAACAATAGGTGCTTCTGGTGCTATTGCAGGAGTATTAGGTGCATATTTTTATCTGTTTCCTAATGCAAAAGTTCTAGCACTTGTACCTCTTTTCTGGTATTTTTCAGTAATTCCTGTTCCTGCGGTTATATTTCTAGGTTTTTGGTTTATTCTCCAATTAATCCCTGGTTTTGCAAGTCTAGGAAATGTTGCATCAGGTGTTGCTTATTGGGCTCATATAGGTGGTTTTATATCTGGAATTATTTTAATTATTTTATTCGGTGGAAAGAGGAGATCTAGATATAGATATTATGAATTTTAA
- the pyk gene encoding pyruvate kinase yields the protein MERGDLDIDIMNFKKTKIIATLGPSSQDEKIIKQLYLNGVDIFRLNLSHGDHIYHREFINKVRKIDKFIPILLDLQGPKLRIGKFKNKRIFLKNGKTFYLTTENILGDDNQVSISYKNLPKYLTKGDLILLDDGRIKLKVISISDNYIETKVMLGGELSDNKGINIPKENLDIPSLTEKDKEDIKFGIKESVDYIALSFVKNENDIIYLKNFLSKNGYSIPVIAKIEKKDAIKNIDKIIDVSDGVMVARGDLGIEVNLEEIAILQKKILNKTLFSEKFSITATQILDSMVERMYPTRAEVSDITNAIFDGTDALMLSQETAVGKYPVQAVKFLNKVSQKVEKWLPYENWLISMEFYIKDNPLLSICYSAVLLALKVRAKAIIVTTETGKTAINISRFRPNVPVVALTPNEKVLKQLKVYWGIVPILVNKFRNESDIIETIESEAKKLDILKKGDFYVSVSGIIPGVPGGTNMIKLNKV from the coding sequence GTGGAAAGAGGAGATCTAGATATAGATATTATGAATTTTAAAAAGACAAAAATCATAGCAACACTTGGGCCTTCATCTCAAGATGAAAAAATAATAAAACAATTATATCTTAATGGAGTTGATATTTTTAGATTAAACTTGTCTCACGGAGACCATATTTATCATAGAGAATTTATTAACAAAGTAAGAAAAATTGATAAATTCATACCAATTCTATTAGATTTGCAGGGTCCAAAATTGAGAATTGGAAAATTTAAAAACAAAAGAATATTTTTAAAAAATGGTAAAACATTTTACCTTACAACTGAGAATATTTTAGGAGATGATAATCAAGTTTCTATATCATATAAAAATTTACCTAAATATCTCACAAAAGGAGATTTAATTCTTCTTGATGACGGAAGAATTAAACTCAAAGTTATCTCTATAAGCGATAATTATATTGAAACAAAAGTAATGTTAGGAGGAGAATTAAGTGATAATAAAGGAATAAATATACCAAAAGAGAATTTAGATATACCATCATTAACAGAAAAAGATAAAGAAGATATAAAATTTGGTATTAAAGAGAGTGTAGATTATATTGCTCTCTCATTTGTTAAAAATGAAAACGATATTATATATTTAAAAAATTTTCTTTCAAAAAATGGATACTCTATTCCAGTTATAGCGAAAATTGAAAAGAAAGATGCAATAAAAAATATAGATAAAATAATTGATGTTTCTGATGGTGTTATGGTTGCAAGAGGTGATCTTGGAATCGAAGTTAATCTTGAAGAAATAGCAATATTACAGAAAAAAATTTTAAATAAAACCTTATTTTCAGAAAAATTCTCAATAACAGCTACTCAAATTCTTGACTCAATGGTTGAAAGGATGTATCCAACAAGAGCTGAAGTTTCAGATATAACTAATGCGATTTTTGATGGTACCGATGCTCTTATGCTTTCACAAGAAACTGCTGTTGGAAAATATCCAGTTCAAGCAGTAAAATTTTTAAATAAAGTTTCACAAAAAGTAGAAAAATGGCTTCCATATGAAAACTGGTTAATATCCATGGAATTTTATATAAAAGATAATCCACTTTTATCAATTTGTTATTCTGCTGTTCTATTAGCTCTTAAAGTAAGGGCAAAAGCGATAATTGTAACAACAGAAACAGGTAAAACCGCAATAAATATTTCAAGATTTAGACCAAATGTACCTGTTGTTGCCTTAACACCTAATGAAAAAGTTTTGAAACAGTTAAAAGTCTATTGGGGTATAGTACCAATTCTTGTTAATAAATTTAGAAATGAAAGTGATATAATTGAAACAATAGAGAGTGAAGCAAAGAAATTAGATATATTGAAAAAGGGTGATTTCTATGTTTCAGTTTCTGGTATTATACCTGGTGTCCCTGGTGGAACAAATATGATAAAACTTAATAAGGTTTGA
- a CDS encoding septum formation initiator family protein, translating to MENKLIYKRKELEKTIVILFILLFIYIFSFPLYRFYKLNHEIKSLQNDILVYKNKIDEMKHNIEFIKSNEGIEIWVKENFKLTKDGEKIYIFKEKKVD from the coding sequence ATGGAAAATAAATTAATTTATAAAAGAAAAGAACTTGAAAAAACAATTGTTATTTTATTTATATTGCTATTTATCTACATTTTTTCATTTCCTTTATATAGATTTTATAAATTAAATCATGAGATAAAAAGTTTACAAAATGACATTTTGGTTTATAAAAATAAAATAGATGAAATGAAACACAATATTGAATTTATAAAAAGTAATGAAGGTATTGAAATTTGGGTTAAAGAAAATTTTAAATTAACGAAAGATGGAGAGAAGATATACATATTCAAAGAAAAAAAGGTTGACTGA